The genomic stretch CCTTCGCCCTTCAGCTTTACTCGGTCCGCGATTATTTTGAGCAGAACCCCGTCGAAGCCCTGGCCCGCGTGAAGACCGCAGGATATGACCATGTCGAACTGGCAGGCACCTGCGGCATGACCGCCGCCGCGTTTATGGGCCTTGTCCGGGACGCAGGACTGAATCCTGTCAGCATGCATGTGGGGTTCGAGGCCGTCACGGGCGGCCCTGAGGGGGTTCTGGCGGATGCGCGCACCTTCGGGGTCGAGTATGTCGTGGTCCCCTGGCTTGGGCCGGAGCAGTGCCCGGACCGGGACGCCTGGCTCGCCGCGGCCCGCGCCATGGACGCGGCGGGCGCGCACTTGCGCGGCGGGGGCGTCACACTCTGCTATCACAACCACGACCACGAGTTTGCCACCCTTGGCGATGGCACCATTTTTGACCTGGTCTTCGGCGGCAGTGCCCCTGAAAATCTCCAGGCCGAGTTGGACACCTGCTGGTCCACCGTGGGCGGCGCCGACACGGCCGCCCTGATCCGCCGTTTCACGGGGCGACTGCCCCTGGTCCACGTGAAGGATTTCACTCCGGATGAGCGCGGCGGCGCTGTATTTGCGGAACTTGGGCGGGGTATCATGGATTGGAACACGGTGCTGCCTGCGGCGCGGGCGGCGGGGGCGCGCTGGTTTGTCGTGGAACAGGACGCCTCCGCGACGGATACAATGGAGAGCGCCGCGGCCAACGCCGCGTTCATGGCGCGGTTCAACGAGGAGAACCCCTGAGCAATGCGCGTGCCCGCCGACAGAGGAGG from Candidatus Hydrogenedentota bacterium encodes the following:
- a CDS encoding sugar phosphate isomerase/epimerase — encoded protein: MKYPFALQLYSVRDYFEQNPVEALARVKTAGYDHVELAGTCGMTAAAFMGLVRDAGLNPVSMHVGFEAVTGGPEGVLADARTFGVEYVVVPWLGPEQCPDRDAWLAAARAMDAAGAHLRGGGVTLCYHNHDHEFATLGDGTIFDLVFGGSAPENLQAELDTCWSTVGGADTAALIRRFTGRLPLVHVKDFTPDERGGAVFAELGRGIMDWNTVLPAARAAGARWFVVEQDASATDTMESAAANAAFMARFNEENP